The region GACCCGCTTGGCACAGAAGATGTCATCCAGAATATGGTGGTTGAGCAGGTCTTAGGGGAAGAGAGGGACATGGTGATCTGGTGCATTGGGGATAGGGTGACAGTGTATGATGAAGGGCCCAGGGGATCTAGGTTCCTTGGCGCCTGAATAACTTTAACCACTTCATTGCCTGATTTTGGATGACCTTGACTCCCTTGTCAGCTGGTAATGAATTACCTGAATTGCGATGTTGGCTGGTTCTGTACAACCTTAACTCCTGTTGACTGATTTAGGGTGACCTTAACTATCCTAATGCGTGGTTATGAATAACCCCAAGCACCATACTGGCTGGTCCTAGACAACTTCATACTCCAAGTCAGCCAGCTCAGGATGGCTTCAGCTGTCACTGTGCCTGGTCATGAATGATCTCAACTGCAATACTGACTGGTCTGACATCACTTCATCTGCTATGTTGGCTGCCTGGGAACCTATTCAACTGCCATGTTGCTCAATCCTAGTGACTTCAAACACTGTGTTGTCAGGCCCTAGATAAACTCAACCCCCACTTTGACTGATTACGAATTACCTCAATCTCTTGTTGTCTAGTCCTGTTCAGCCTCAGCCACTATGGTACCTGGTCCTAGATGATCTCAACTGCCATCTAGGCTGGACTAGGATGACCTTAACTGCCCGGTGGTCAGTTATGAATGATCTCAACCGCCATGTCGACGAGCCACAGACATCCTCAACTGCCATTTTGACTAGTTATAAGTAACCTCAACCTCCCTGTGGATTGGCCCAGGACCTCAACCTCCATTTTAGTGTATTTTGTCCACTACCTCAACCTCCATGTCGGCTTAAACTGACCAATCTTGACTTGCATTTTAGCTAGTCTTTAATAAAGTCATTGTTCACGTTACCCTGTCTTAGACAACCTCAATATCTATGGATCACAGTCCTGCACAACTTCAAACTTCAAGCCAGCCGCTTCTGGGCAATCTCTTCTTTCATGTTGACAGGACTCAGACAAAGTCAAACCCCATTCGGGCTGGTCCCAAATACCTTCAGTCTCCATTTTGGACTGTCTTGGACAACTTCAACCACCATTTTGGCTAACCCTGAACAACTTCAACTGCTATTATGTTTTCTCTTCAACCACACCACACTCTTTCCTGGAAATTTCTCCCATTTCTGCATGGATGtagtttctttctgttcctaCACACAGACGTCTGCTTCTTCCCTCAGTGTGTGGGCACTCTCAACCCCAAATCAGAACAATCTTTCCCTATATTCCACATGCAGCCAAGTTCCCAGTTTCCTGAGTCTCACAAAACTGTAGCTTCCCTTCTGGGTAAGGTTTGGGAGCTCTGACTTCTCCTAACCTAGACGACCTCTCATTGTAGTCTGGGTAAGGATACCTGATGATGTCTCGAACAGCCCAAACATCTTTTCTCATTTCCCCATCATTTTTCTACTTGTTTCAGGAGATTATGGCTTAAACCACCTTTCCCTCCTTGTGTGGGGAGTGGGGCCAGGCAGGACTTCAGGGTATCCCCAGTGCTGCCTTACTCTGACAATCTATGTGGCAGAGGTTCTGGGTGGGTGTGATGCCATTGTTACACCACCAAGCGGAGCTCAGCTGGAAAATGCCATATTGACTGCTGCCATCGGGATTGTGGCCAACGAAGGACGTGTCAAAGCCACTTTCATAGTGTGCCATGCACAACCCTGGACCAGAGAGAGGGCGGAAGGAGGTGGGCGTAGGGCCTGGGAATTGGTAAGTCTAGGATGAGGAAGGTGAGTACAAGGATGGTTGTCATCTCAGCTGTGAGGGTGATGATCTATGTTTGCTGGTGGTGATGTTGCTGACTCTGGTGACATATCAGTGATGGTGGAGATTATGGTATTCTCGGTGATAATATTGATGTTACTGATGGTAGAGTTGATGGTGATAAAGGCAATAATGGTGATGACATTAGAGTTACATAAACCACTCTTCGCGGTCAGTCAGGGAGAACAATGCCCTGGTCAGAGACAAGATAAATGACAAGAGGGACCTGGTTGTGAGTGTCATGGGTTGCTCGGGGCATGAACGGGACTTGGGGCAACTGGCATCTCACAGTCTCCAATGCCGTAGCCCTGGTAGCCGTTGAGGCCGGCCTTCTCCAGCTTCAGTGCCAGCTCGCAGCGTTCATAGATCTTGGCATCCACAGCAGCCGTCATCAGCATGGCCAAGGTCACTTCAGCACAGCCCCAGGCTGGCATTACGACACCCAGAAGCCCTCCTATCTGACTCTTTGCTCCAGACTCACCCTGTGCTGTTCAGTATTGGGGGCATTCCGGACCTCTGGGCTCTATGAACAACGCTCTAAGTGATAGATTCTGGAACACAGAAGCCAGGCGTCTGGACGCCTCACCACCTTTTCCAGTCCCAGTTCCATTCAAAACCAAGAGACAAAATATACTGACACATACACAAAGATGGAAGGAGACAAAGACAGGGAGAAACCCAGACATAGTACAAAGAGGTGCAGGGAGAGAGGGGTTGTGGCCAAACAAAGGGCAGACGGGTCTTGGGTAATAGGCCTCACGGTGAGGCCACGTTACCCTACAATCATAACACTGTCACACTCTACTCTCCTTAATCGTGCTCTACCATGTGATTACCGCCATTTCCACTTACTCTGCCCCTCATCGCCACCATTCCCTCCTCTGCTAGGTAGTCAGGGCTGTTCACCACACTGTAGCTACTACCGCCTCCTTCCATTTACTCACGGTCCTAGTCCGATTGTGTTGCTATGACAatccctgagactgggtaatttataaaacacagaaatttatttcctcatagtATTTCAcactggcaagtccaagatcaaggcgctggcATCTGTTGAAGGCTTTCTTGCTGTGCCCTTACGTGacggaaggcagaagggcaaggaaGAGTGAGCCCACTCTTGCAAGCCCCCTTTACGGTGACATTAATCCCTTCAAgaaggtggatccctcatgacctaaacacctccccagaggccccacctcccaacgcCAACctctgaattttggaggacacattcccACCATAGCATTCATCCTTGGTACCTCCTTCACCTCTCTGCACTTACTGCGCTGCTCCACCCTAGTTTACTGGAATCCGCCCATGTTACAATCACACTGGGTCCCACATCACGTATGATAAAGGACATATTACACATACGTCCTCACGCTCGACTGCTTCTTCACCTTCATTCTCGTTCTACCCTTTATTCCCCCATTCACTTACACTGCCTCTCGTCCACTCATACTCACCCAACCAGACCTCGGCTTACCACAGACCCCTAACTCTCTACTTGTCCTTACCCAAATTCTCTCACATCGTATTGCTACTTCCCCTCCATTCACTCCCACTTAGACTCATTTCCTTCTTGCGCTTCTGCTTCCTGCTGCTGCATCAGATGACTCCCGCTCACTCTCATGTGGCCCGTCCTTCACCTCTGTTCATTGACTCCGGGCCTTATCATCCCCCCCATTCGCTCCCCTTCTACCTCTTCTTCAACTTTATCCTCCCAAATGCTGCCGTCCCCTTTTCCTGGGCCTCTGCCTCACATTACCCCAAACACCACCTCGAGGTACCCCCATACGCGCGCTCTTACGTTTGGTCACCTCCATTCTTTCTCAATTCTTCTTCATTATCTCACTCTGCCTCTCATTACCCCATTCGTTTAATTTCACCCCCACTGTACCTCCTCTTACCCTCTCCTCACTCACGACCTGCTCCCGATTCATGTCTATTTGCTCCCACTCGGCCGCACAGGTCCCCCATTCAGTCACACTTTGGCTTCAATTCGCTGCTTTTCGCTCACATTGGGACCCGTGTTTCCCCCCTTTTTTCACCCTGGACCACGTGACCTTCATCCCCTCTCTGTTTGCCTCACGATACCCACATTTCCTCATCTTCTCTCTTTACTTCCACTCCCTCTCACTCTGCCCAGCATCACCTCTGTTCACGCACACTCTTCGGCTCATTCACATCTGCTGATTGACACTGGGATCCATGTACCCCCACATTCCAGGATCACCACCCCACAGTTCCCCCGTGTAATCCATCTGCTCCCAGACCCCTCTAGGCACTCACCTTCTCCCTCCTTATGCCCCCACGCAAAAAACCGCACACGGACTCACACCCTACCATGCACTCTTGTTCATTCCGTCTGACTCTGCCCCTTGTGCACCCCATTCTTCCCTCTATGCCCCACATTACCCCATCGACTCCTGCTTTCCCCACACGTTCACCTATCTTCACTCATATTATGCCTCCTGAACACCATTCATTGATGCTCTGATCCTTAGTACTTACATCAGCTCTATTCCCATTCACCACCTTTCATCGTCCCGTTCACTCAGTCTGCTCCCACTTTCAcctttttttcacttatattgTACCTCATTTTCCCACTGTTTACTGAAATCACCTGTAACctcaaattaattcaaaattgaaCGTGTAGTCtctccttctctgtgcctcccaTCCCCCCACATTCACTCCACGCTGCTGTTCATTCACCTCCAGTCCGTCGCCTTTTGTCTCTCCTTGCCCCCACTCACTCCCACCTTGTCATTCATTCACCATTGTCCACTGTCCTATGTGTCTCCTGTCTACTGACACTCACGTTGGCCGGGACAGAAAAGTCTGATGTATTGTTGAGGATTCGGTTTGGCTGCACATAGCATCACCACCACAGATGCCAGTGGCTTCGAGAGGACGGAAGGGGATTTGTCTCCTGGAGGGAGGTATTTCGAGGCTCCAAGGTCACCAGAGACGTGGCTCCTTCTGTGCTGTCGCTCTGCCAACCTTACCTGTTTTCCTCGGTCCAAAACAACTGCTCACAATTGGCAGTGCTTTCATAGTTTTGGTAAAATGTGTATTATCAGCGATTGTAATGATAACTCTCCGACAAGGCGGGGGCCTTTCTCATTGTCTTTGGGTGAGAGTGTCACATCATGCAGACTCTGTGCTGGGACCAGCTACCTGTCACCTTTCCATACCTCTTCACCTAGCCACCTGCTGCTTAGGCTACTGTATGAGGAAGTCACCCTTGGAGGGGCTGATGGTAGGGGATGCCCAGGGCAGAGTGTGGGCCTCCTGATTCCACAGCAGAGAAGCTGGTCTCACTCAGCTTGTGGATGTGCACTTTCGGCCCTGGGATAGTTTCTGAAGGGCTGTATCGATGGTTCAGAAACATTTCTGGATCTGACCACCACTAGGCGATTTCAACTTACACATAGgggggcagtgtgtgtgtgtgtgtgtgtgtgtgtgtgtgtgtgtgtgtgtgtgtgtgtgtgtgtgtgtgtctgtgtgtgtgtgtctgtgtctgtgtgtgtgtgtttgtgtgtacattaGGTGGTACAGGATGTTtgggggcaggaaggggcaggACGCCGATGGGCCATAAAGGACCCACCATTCCTTTTTTCCACCTCCTGATGCCTTGAGACAGTGGAAATCTTTTGTACCCAGAATGTTCTCATCCTTCAGAGAGGAGGAGATCTGAGTTACTCccctactttctgtcttttccttgtCTGCTAGGAAGCTCCATTCCTTGGCTAggtttttatactatttttattagtttttgcaTAGccaatagtatttatttattatttcattgagaaaTAATTGATGAACATATTTCTGGAGGTCacggttgaatatcaataccggtgtacaatgtgtgatgatcaaatcaggataattagcatgtttatcattacgaAACGTAaacattccttgtgtccattaaccaattctcCATAacccctctcctcctgcctctttcccacctctagtgacaaCGGTTGTGCTCGATCCATCTCAAAGTTTGACACATTATTGtcactctttccttccttccttccttccctccttccttcctcctttctcctcccacttatgagtgagacatgcagtatttctctttctgtgcctggctcgttTCAATTGACATacttttctccagcctcatccgtgtatctgctaatggcagaatttcattcatttttatgactgggtagtattccatggtgtatatatgccacattttccttatccgatcatccatcaatggacatttacgttgattccatatcttggctatagtaaatagagctgcgatgaatatgggagtgcgggtatcccttcgacatgatgatttcattccttggggtatatacccagtactgggatggctggatcatatggcagttctatctgtacctgtttgaggaacctccatactgttttccataatggctgtgctaattgatggtcccaccaacagtgtaaaagagttccactttctctgcttccttgccagcatttgttattccgtctttttgataatagccagtggaattggggtgaaatgatatctcagtgtggttttgatttgcatttccctgatgattagtaatgttgaacgtattttcatatatttgttggccatttgtatgtcttcttttgagaaatgtctctttagctcctttgcccatttttaaaaattggattatttgattttgtactgttaagttgtttgagttccttgtatattctggatattaatcccgtgtcggatgtatagtttgcaaatattttctcccagttggtAGGTTGCCTTCTCACTCTGATGATTGTTTTCATTGCTGGGTAGAAGCTCTTTAGCtcgatagaatcccatttgtttgtttttccttttcttgcctgtggTTTTGAGGTCTTACTCACAAAGTCTTTCCCCAGTCCTACACCCTGAAgcgtttcccctgtgttttcttctagggggttcatagtttcatgtcttatatttcagtctttaatccattttgagttgactttttgGTATACAGCAAGGTGTATGGGTAGAGGTTCATTCCTCTGcagatggatatccagttttaccagcaccatttgttgaagaggctgttcttggtacctctgtcaaagatcagttggctgtaagcatgtgggttgatttctggcttctctattctgttccagtggtccgtgtgtctgtttttatgtccttggCTAGTTTGAATGGTTCTGGAATGAGGCTCTCAGATAACTTCTGGAAGTTCTGTGGGATACGGAATTTTAGAAAGAAGAGTATAATTGGATGGAAGCTATGGATCTGACCTTGAGAacctgcgtgaccttgggcaagttagttaatCTCTCTGGgaccagtttcctcatctgacaaGTGGAGGACATAGGACTGTTGTGGAGACTATCTGAGGCAGGCAATGTCATGTGCTTCacacggtgcctggcacagaggagtcACTTGCTGTGTCTGTTGCCAGgagcctcctcactggtctctCTGATTGGTCTCTCTGTTCCTGCCCTTGCCCTCTGCAATCTGTTCTCCACAAAGCAGCTTGcaggtcattttaaaatttttcttctttttaaaaactttatatgtacacattttcacacacagacacacacacacacacacagcctacTATTAtgtaagcaataataataataataaactaccaTAGGCCTTGCGATACGCTAGGCATTGTTCTCAATACTATACAATTACCAACTCATGTGTCACCAGAACCTTAACGAGGTAGGCACTAtcgttatccccattttatcGATAAGGAAACTTAACAGAGAGACGGTAGGAGTCCTGCTCTAGGTCACACAGATGGTAACGggggtttgaacccaggctgtctcCATCATGTTTGCTTCTTTGGGGGGCTCTGTTTACTTCCCTGCTATATCGCCAATGTCTAGAACACTACCTGGCATAGAGGAGGTGCTTAACAAATTCCTGTGGAGGTCATATTCTAGTAGGGCAAGACAGGCCGTAAACAAATGAGTCAAATATACGTGCATTTTTAACATTAATATGTAATGCCAGATTGCTTCAGACTGGTCTTCAAAAAATATGatccctccaatggcttcccatcatGTCCAGAATGAAATATGAACTCTGTCCCTGGCCAGAGGCCCTCCATCACCTGGCCCCGCCCACACCTCCTACACTCCCAGCACAGTGACGCTATCTCTGCCCACCCAGGGAAAGCAACCTGTCAGCCCCTACTTAGTACATCCCCTTCACTCCCAGGGTTTCTGTGTGTGTCCCATATCGccgttcatttatttttcagcttcctGTTTTTCTGTATACCGACCTACTGTTCTTCAAGCGCTAGAATATACTGTCAGCCTGGCCGCCGGATGGAGCCACCGGTTTTCCCTACCTCCCAGTCTTTGTGCGCGCAGAGCAATTCCGCTACGCATCCTGTCTACCCATTCAATTACATGTGCCACCCCGTCGACGCTCTCCAAGTTCAAGACACGAAATCCTTGCCGGCTAGAAACTCTTCCTTAATTGGATAGTCCCCTGCGCGCCGTGAGAAAACTGCTGTCTGACGTCTTAGGGTTGCCGGCCTCCGCAGAACAAACTAAACACCTGCTCTGTGCGGCTGTCCTGGAGGGAGGAGACGGGGAAGGCGCGGCCATCTCGCCTAGGAGCGCTGACGTCACCTGCGCGGCCG is a window of Cynocephalus volans isolate mCynVol1 chromosome X, mCynVol1.pri, whole genome shotgun sequence DNA encoding:
- the LOC134367053 gene encoding sperm acrosome-associated protein 5-like, producing MPAWGCAEVTLAMLMTAAVDAKIYERCELALKLEKAGLNGYQGYGIGDWLCMAHYESGFDTSFVGHNPDGSSQYGIFQLSSAWWCNNGITPTQNLCHIDCQNLLNHHILDDIFCAKRVVSSQDSMAAWASWTQHCTGHDLSKWLKGCDMHVKTDNSFSNNWDYFSHIC